ACGTGtgatccacatgtaccagatttGGGACagtatgttgctgtctgggaccGCTTTGACATCACATGCAGAccgggaagcagcaaagtgcgccAACtcccccaagtcagcatggcggcaggaaaccccaattatggtcatggcaagtggaattaCAAAATCATTTACTAAAATACACCCCTGCTACATTTCATTAAGCGCAATGTTTTATTGGATCACGTTTGGTCAGGACAGTATCACATTTGAATGTGCTGGATCTGAAGGGGAACTTACAATGATTtcaaacatttgtttttgtatgactGAGTAAAGAAGATAAATGAGTGAAAGTCTTCCCACATGGAGGGCAGTgttacggcttctctccagtgtggattcgCTTGTGTTTTTTAAGGTTTCCTGACTGACTGaaactcttgtcacagtgtgaacacttgtaaggtttctctccagtgtggattcgCTTGTGTTTTTCCAGGTTTCCTGACTGCCTGaaactcttgtcacagtgttcacacttgtaaggattctctccagtgtggatcctctcatgtatTTTCAGATATTCTGACCATTTGaaactcttgtcacagtgtgaacacttataaggtttttctccagtgtgcaTCCTCTCATGTATTTTCAGATGTCcagactgactgaatctcttgtcgcaGTGTGAACATTtgtgaggtttttctccagtgtggatcctcttgTGTGTTTTCAGAGAACTTAAtcgactgaatctcttgtcacagtgtgaacacttgtgaggtttttctccagtgtggatcctctgaTGCCGTTTCACTTCAGCATCTGTAAAAAAGCTCTTCCCACAACCAAAACACACATGATTCTTCTCACCGCTGTGTCTTTTCTGGTGTACTTTTAAGTTGCGCAGCAGACTAAAACTATTTCCACAGAAAGAACACATGTAAGGCTTCTCCTGTGTATGAATATTCATGTGGTCCTTCAGTGTACGTGccctaaaaaatgttttaccgCACACATCACAGGTAAATGGTTTTTCTCCAGAATGAGAATGCACATGTAAATTAAAAGCACTTACacgtgtgaaactcttcccacactgatcacatgtgtgcggcttctctccagtgtggattgtCATGTGTTCATTAAGGGCTCTTCTTTTTgcgaaactcttcccacactgatcacacgtgtacggcttctctccagtgtggattgtCTTGTGTTCATTAAGAACTTTTCTTTTTGCGAAACTCTTcccgcactgatcacatgtgtgcggcttttctccagtgtggactGTCATGTGTTGATTAAGGGCTCTTCTTtctgtgaaactcttcccacactgaagGCAAGTGAAAGATTTTTTCAATAAATTGTTTTCAGTCTGTGAGttacttaaatatttttcacCAGTTTTGACATGGTGATGTTTCTCCTTTGCTTCTCTCA
This genomic stretch from Megalobrama amblycephala isolate DHTTF-2021 linkage group LG2, ASM1881202v1, whole genome shotgun sequence harbors:
- the LOC125263566 gene encoding zinc finger protein 436-like, translating into MEDNKESEELREAKEKHHHVKTGEKYLSNSQTENNLLKKSFTCLQCGKSFTERRALNQHMTVHTGEKPHTCDQCGKSFAKRKVLNEHKTIHTGEKPYTCDQCGKSFAKRRALNEHMTIHTGEKPHTCDQCGKSFTRVSAFNLHVHSHSGEKPFTCDVCGKTFFRARTLKDHMNIHTQEKPYMCSFCGNSFSLLRNLKVHQKRHSGEKNHVCFGCGKSFFTDAEVKRHQRIHTGEKPHKCSHCDKRFSRLSSLKTHKRIHTGEKPHKCSHCDKRFSQSGHLKIHERMHTGEKPYKCSHCDKSFKWSEYLKIHERIHTGENPYKCEHCDKSFRQSGNLEKHKRIHTGEKPYKCSHCDKSFSQSGNLKKHKRIHTGEKP